A window of Streptomyces sp. DG1A-41 contains these coding sequences:
- a CDS encoding Tex family protein, whose product MTTPGSLEVGSIEGRIAEELGVRERQVRAAVELLDSGSTVPFIARYRKEATEMLDDAQLRTIEERLRYLRELEERRAAILESVREQGKLTEELEARIRGAETKARLEDIYLPYKPKRRTKAQIAREAGLEPLAEGLLGDPSVEPLAAAAAFVDADKGVADPQTALDGARAILTERFSEDADLIGELRERMWVRGRLAAKVREGKEEAGAKFADYFEFAEPFTELPSHRILAMLRGEKEEVLDLVLEPEEPTDGPSSYEGMVAHRFGIADRGRPGDKWLLDTVRWAWRTRILVHLGIDLRLRLRTAAEDEAVRVFAANLRDLLLAAPAGTRATLGLDPGFRTGVKVAVVDATGKVVATDVIHPHVPANRWDEAIAELARLAKEHAVELIAIGNGTASRETDKLAGELIAKHSELNLTKVMVSEAGASVYSASAFASQELPDMDVSLRGAVSIARRLQDPLAELVKIDPKSIGVGQYQHDLSEVKLSRSLDAVVEDCVNGVGVDVNTASAPLLARVSGITSGLAENIVAHRDANGPFKSRGELKKVARLGPKAYEQCAGFLRIRGGDDPLDASSVHPEAYPVVRRMVKTAGQEVAGLIGNTAVLRSLKPQDFVDETFGLPTVSDILKELEKPGRDPRPAFKTAAFKEGVEKISDLSAGMVLEGVVTNVAAFGAFVDVGVHQDGLVHVSAMSKTFVKDPRDVVKPGDIVKVKVLDVDIPRKRISLTLRLDDEAAPQGQGGSGERRQRGGRPPQQRQGGGAARRGGGAGSRQAAAPAPANSAMADALRRAGLVDPKNGKR is encoded by the coding sequence GTGACGACACCCGGGTCCCTCGAAGTAGGGTCCATCGAAGGCAGGATCGCCGAGGAGCTCGGCGTACGGGAGCGGCAGGTCAGGGCTGCCGTGGAACTGCTCGACAGCGGTTCTACGGTGCCCTTCATCGCCCGCTACCGCAAAGAAGCGACCGAGATGCTCGACGATGCGCAGCTGCGCACGATCGAGGAGCGGCTGCGCTATCTGCGGGAACTGGAGGAGCGGCGCGCGGCGATCCTGGAGTCGGTGCGCGAGCAGGGCAAGCTCACCGAGGAGCTGGAGGCCCGGATCCGGGGCGCGGAGACCAAGGCGCGCCTGGAGGACATCTACCTCCCGTACAAGCCCAAGCGGCGCACCAAGGCGCAGATCGCCCGTGAGGCCGGTCTCGAGCCGCTGGCGGAGGGGCTGCTCGGCGATCCGTCCGTCGAGCCCCTCGCCGCGGCCGCCGCGTTCGTCGACGCCGACAAGGGCGTGGCCGACCCGCAGACGGCCCTCGACGGCGCCCGGGCGATCCTCACCGAGCGGTTCTCGGAGGACGCCGACCTGATCGGCGAGCTGCGCGAGCGCATGTGGGTGCGCGGGCGGCTGGCCGCCAAGGTGCGGGAGGGCAAGGAGGAGGCGGGCGCGAAGTTCGCCGACTACTTCGAGTTCGCCGAGCCGTTCACCGAGCTGCCCTCGCACCGCATCCTGGCGATGCTGCGCGGCGAGAAGGAGGAAGTCCTCGACCTCGTCCTGGAGCCCGAGGAGCCGACGGACGGCCCGTCGTCGTACGAGGGGATGGTCGCGCACCGGTTCGGGATCGCCGACCGGGGCCGCCCCGGCGACAAGTGGCTGCTGGACACGGTCCGTTGGGCCTGGCGCACCCGCATCCTGGTGCACCTCGGCATCGACCTGCGGCTGCGGTTGCGCACGGCCGCCGAGGACGAGGCGGTGCGGGTCTTCGCGGCGAACCTGCGCGACCTGCTGCTCGCCGCCCCGGCGGGCACGCGCGCGACGCTCGGCCTCGACCCCGGCTTCCGTACGGGTGTGAAGGTCGCCGTCGTCGACGCCACCGGCAAGGTCGTCGCCACGGACGTCATCCATCCCCACGTCCCGGCCAACCGGTGGGACGAGGCCATCGCCGAGCTGGCCCGGCTGGCGAAGGAGCACGCGGTCGAGCTGATCGCCATCGGCAACGGCACGGCGTCCCGCGAGACCGACAAGCTCGCCGGGGAACTGATCGCCAAACACTCGGAGTTGAACCTCACGAAGGTGATGGTGTCCGAGGCCGGCGCGTCCGTGTACTCGGCGTCCGCCTTCGCCTCGCAGGAGCTGCCCGACATGGACGTGTCGCTGCGCGGCGCCGTGTCGATCGCCCGGCGGCTCCAGGACCCGCTGGCCGAGCTGGTGAAGATCGACCCGAAGTCGATCGGTGTCGGCCAGTACCAGCACGACCTGTCCGAGGTGAAGCTGTCGCGTTCGCTGGACGCGGTGGTGGAGGACTGTGTGAACGGCGTGGGCGTGGACGTCAACACGGCGTCGGCCCCGCTTCTCGCCCGGGTCTCCGGCATCACCTCCGGGCTCGCCGAGAACATCGTGGCGCACCGGGACGCCAACGGGCCGTTCAAGTCCCGTGGTGAGCTGAAGAAGGTGGCGCGGCTGGGCCCGAAGGCGTACGAGCAGTGCGCGGGCTTCCTGCGGATCCGCGGCGGTGACGACCCGCTGGACGCGTCCAGCGTGCACCCGGAGGCGTACCCGGTGGTCCGGCGCATGGTGAAGACCGCCGGGCAGGAGGTCGCGGGCCTCATCGGCAACACCGCCGTGCTGCGCTCGCTGAAGCCGCAGGACTTCGTGGACGAGACGTTCGGTCTGCCGACGGTCAGCGACATCCTCAAGGAACTGGAGAAGCCCGGCCGCGACCCGCGTCCGGCCTTCAAGACGGCCGCCTTCAAGGAGGGCGTGGAAAAGATCTCCGACCTGTCGGCCGGGATGGTCCTTGAGGGTGTCGTGACGAACGTGGCCGCGTTCGGCGCGTTCGTGGACGTCGGTGTCCACCAGGACGGTCTGGTGCACGTCTCCGCGATGTCGAAGACGTTCGTCAAGGACCCGCGGGACGTGGTGAAGCCCGGGGACATCGTCAAGGTGAAGGTCCTCGACGTCGACATCCCGCGCAAGCGGATCTCGCTGACGCTGCGCCTGGACGACGAGGCGGCCCCGCAGGGGCAGGGCGGCTCCGGCGAGCGCCGGCAGCGCGGCGGGCGTCCGCCGCAGCAGCGGCAGGGCGGCGGTGCCGCGCGCCGTGGCGGTGGCGCCGGTTCGCGCCAGGCGGCTGCGCCTGCGCCTGCCAACAGCGCGATGGCGGATGCGCTGCGCCGCGCGGGCTTGGTCGACCCCAAGAACGGCAAGCGTTGA
- a CDS encoding LPFR motif small protein, which yields MLRAIADVLRQIGGAIATVVTLPFRALARLFGGASSSTRSRRV from the coding sequence CTTCGTGCCATTGCAGACGTGCTGCGCCAGATCGGCGGCGCCATCGCCACTGTCGTGACGCTGCCCTTCCGGGCCTTGGCCCGGCTCTTCGGCGGCGCTTCGTCCTCCACCCGCAGCCGCAGGGTCTGA